The Zingiber officinale cultivar Zhangliang chromosome 2A, Zo_v1.1, whole genome shotgun sequence genomic sequence ATCTTTGTGATTAACATCATACAATTCTATATTGTTATTTTTAGGTAACTTTCGAAAATAGCAAACAAAGGAATACAAAAGCTAATCCAAAATAGCTAAAGATGAGTACCAGAGGAGAAGATGATGAAAATGAATCACAAGACAACATTTTATTCACAATTGAAGATACAAAATGATACACAAAATGAGAAGGTTAATGACCAAggtgaaaaatatttttggataTAAACAGTGAATAATTTTTGCAGCACTAagtgaaaattatatttttcaaatgaaaatgAGGTCATCTCTTCATCCCAAGCTCAACAAAGAAGACGTGGCAAGATTATTATGAGAGATATTCATGAATTACACCCCGATCATGTGCTAGTAGTAAAATTTAATAAAAGGGGATAGCCTTATGGGGTGATCTTCAACTGACGCGTGTAAATTTTATTAGGATTATTGCATGGAATAGACTTGTACTATTGCCTCTAAActttttagattaaattaaaatgCCGATAAATAAGTTAAATGATGCATGAAAACTTGTTACTATAAGTTGACAAGtgttttcaattttgaatttaaagCATGAACATATTTCATTTTATGTTTATAGGCACATTTCCGTATCCCCAATTGACATAGAAGAGTTATAATGCAAATATTGGGGGCCACATGGAGATGGTGGAGGACTGAAGTGAATGCTATAACATATGATTCAAATATTCCACTAGAAGAGCTTGTTGCAATATGACCCATTCCTCATGGGCTGGCGCTTCAAATTTGGAAAGTTTTATATAACTATTGGAAGTTTACTGAGATACAGTTAATATTAATTGCTTTCGATATATGTTTATAGatgttataattttattataaatttttatgtCAGAGAACTTCAAAAATCAATAGAGAAAAtgcaaacaaaaagaaagagaCTCATGCACAGGAACACACTAGTATTTCGTCATTGGAATAAGTTTGTAAAAATCAAattatttcttttcttcctttaagTTAGCTTCTCATTGCTCATTTACTATTTTACACTTTAATGCTCTTATCCTTGAAGTTCTAAGGTTTTATGGGATTCTAGATATTGATTACAATGAATATAATGTATATAGTTAGCTTTTGGTGGAATGTGTAAATTAGCAATATAAGTTATTGCGCAGATATACAAATTTATGTTGTTAATATTTGGTATTAAATGTGAATTTGTTATCATATTAATCTCAAGAGAAGTAGAAAACTAAGTCATATTGGAACACAACAATTGAGTTGAGGAAATATGTGAATTTTCTTCCTTTGATGATGAGGCAAAACGAGCCGCGGTAATAATATATTTCACTATTTaagtttacttttatttttttcattttattaataatttatttaattgttagaatttatttaaagaGACTATGGATCATCACCTAGATAAACCTAAAGGAACACTGCTGGATTTTCGGATAcgtattttaaaaatttgttttaaaaaacaaACAATAGAACTTtaataatttcctaaattattacaactAACATATCACACACATACAAGATGCACACATGCGCTAGATATAACCATAGATCAAAGTGTTCATTTAGGAATTATACATGTGAGTTCATAATCGAACCTGATAGAGAGTGTTTGCCAACCTTGCAAGCCTAGCCTTTATCGAAATCAACGAGCAAGCTTACCGAAGTTTGCCTCTATCGATATCTATGTCGCACGGTCAATCACAGCTTCTACAAGTCGTCTTTATGCATGCATGTATCGGTTTAGGACCGTCTATAAAAAATATTCACAAGCAGTTAATAATCACTTCTAAAGGTATGCATTAGAAGTGGCTGGATGGTTTAAATCACCGGTTAGTTTTAAAACCGcctctaaattaatttttttttagtgttCATATTTATAAAAATGTCATTTTCAAAATAGAACATTGAAttgtaatataattttaatataattatcaAACGATAGTTTACATTGACAAAATAGAATTGTAATATAATATTTTCTTACACATTGTCATTGATCAATCAAGAAAAGAAATCTGTATAATCCGTGTAGACAACCATCACACTCCTCACTTGATGCTTCCCGTCCGACCAAATGACCGTCGCCGGCACCGTCGAGTTCCCTGGCAATGGCCCGCCTGAAACCGACACAGTGAACTGCCTCTTCTCCTTCAACTCCGAAAACTTCAACTTTCTAGGATTCACCACCACATTAAGTCTGTGATGAGCCCAGACCTCCGCCTTGTACCTGCAGCGTCGGGCGCCGCCGACGTTGGTCACTGTTCTCAAGAACTTCGCGGCGAAGGCTTTACCGGACTGAACATGTAAGGCCATGGAAGGGTAATTGAGATCCCTCGCCGTTCCATTGCTGCTGGCAGAGCAGGAACTGGCGTCGCCGGTGACGATCCTGATCATGGTTTCGTTGTAGCCTGAGTTACAGAGCATTTGCACGTAGTCACTGGCACCAGCGTCGTAGACAAGACCTGGGTGGACGGCCTTCACCGGGTTCAGTTGCCCGGCTCCATACGATAATTCGTCTTGGCGGGCCGAAGGATACATCGGTTTGGCTGTATAAAGCATGGACGACAAATTAAAATGAGAAATTTCTCTAGCTTCAAAAAACAGGGTTGAAGAACAAAGGTATATATAATGTTTAGTCATGAGACCTGTCGTCATGAGCGCCGACATGATGGCTGCCGGCGACCAATTTGGGTGGAAAGACTTGACGTAGGCGGCGGCGCCGGTTACGTGGGGGCAAGCCATGGAAGTGCCCGAGATTATGTTGTACTTTACGACCCTTGTGTCGATGATGATGCCTGACACTGGTGCAACCCGTGACCAGGCGGCCAAAATGTCAATTCCTGGAGCACTTATATCAGGCTGCATATGCAAACATAAACATTTCCAAGTtgcaataaaaatatatatatgccaAAATAATCGAACTGAATGATGAATTAATGACCTTGAGGATGTCAGGGGTGATGGTGTTTGGGCCTCTCGATGAGAACGAAGCAACCAGGGGAGCCTCGGAGTCAAAAACTTCTTCGCTTTTGTGGATGTTGGCCACGGGATTTCTGGCCAAGATCATATATATTCACGGATTAATACTACTACCTATGATTTCTATTTACGAAATATTATAAATAAACACTCACTTAGTGTTGTTTATGTAGCTCAAAAGTTTGAGCCCATCCAAGGAACTGACTGTAATGAATGGAACTGGGTATAAGTAGGAAACGTCAAGTGAAGAGTCATCTATAGATATCAATCCTTTAATGCCTGTACTAAAAATTTCGTCAGAGAAGTACTTGCAGAGAACAATCTTCCCTTTCACCATGTTTATATCTGGCAAAGCAGTGCAATCCCTGAAACAGCAATAGACAAGTTTGATAATTATTGAATATATCATTCCGCATATATATATAGCATTATCTTCATACCCTGGTGAAGTAGTTGCATTTCCCTGCAAGTAGAACAAGGGATGATCATCCCTATTTTTTGTCGCAAACGTGTTGACAGAAACTCCCTGCATTTTCCCACCGAGATTAATAATAATTTCTTATTTTCATGCAACATGATCTACGAATAACACATAAATAAGACTACGTA encodes the following:
- the LOC122043888 gene encoding subtilisin-like protease SBT4.3, with the protein product MALQFAPSGWEESEDLVDSKKKLRADGASSNEERKVYIVYMGAQHSSQYPTYEFHLNLLKKILVNSSPSESLVYSYQRSFSGFAAKLSIDEAKKLSEMEGIVSVFHSKTLKLHTTRSWDFLNFPQRVNKNPILESDVIIGMIDSGIWPESKSFNDQGLRPPPRKWKGACVNMTCNNKIIGARYYNRFLGDYKLSEPSPRDFEGHGTHTASTAAGRTVSHANLYGLAKGMARGAVPLARLAIYKVCWSFGCTDPDILAAFDDAISDGVDIISLSVGHSTAADYFRDSIAIGSFHAMANGILTSTSAGNAGPYHGTVCNVAPWMLVATASSIDRHIIDKVVTGDHVSTLGVSVNTFATKNRDDHPLFYLQGNATTSPGDCTALPDINMVKGKIVLCKYFSDEIFSTGIKGLISIDDSSLDVSYLYPVPFITVSSLDGLKLLSYINNTKNPVANIHKSEEVFDSEAPLVASFSSRGPNTITPDILKPDISAPGIDILAAWSRVAPVSGIIIDTRVVKYNIISGTSMACPHVTGAAAYVKSFHPNWSPAAIMSALMTTAKPMYPSARQDELSYGAGQLNPVKAVHPGLVYDAGASDYVQMLCNSGYNETMIRIVTGDASSCSASSNGTARDLNYPSMALHVQSGKAFAAKFLRTVTNVGGARRCRYKAEVWAHHRLNVVVNPRKLKFSELKEKRQFTVSVSGGPLPGNSTVPATVIWSDGKHQVRSVMVVYTDYTDFFS